From one Lycium ferocissimum isolate CSIRO_LF1 chromosome 7, AGI_CSIRO_Lferr_CH_V1, whole genome shotgun sequence genomic stretch:
- the LOC132065735 gene encoding uncharacterized protein At3g17950-like: MAQQEEGWPLGLQPLNLRIGLGNRSRDGSTSFNTSLSDSLTSSTDSSSDLDTESTGSFFHDRSTTLGSLIGINSIINLSRRSTRGIRPNGVMTEVQRNNYRSKTTAWCFSLCPRNSTDAKNVMMIRNSDSNAPSLGHFLAVERRAANEHNRRSHHHSPLIYGPDEFAMALPNRDQNSLFANGQIAPPQLSPWSSGSDDIENRQRANRELDQDAHGQGAPLLFPCMCG, encoded by the exons ATGGCGCAACAG GAAGAAGGATGGCCTTTGGGATTGCAGCCATTAAATTTGAGAATAGGTTTGGGTAATAGAAGCAGAGATGGATCAACTTCATTCAACACTTCACTTAGTGACTCTCTTACTTCCTCCACAGATTCTTCCTCAGATTTGGACACTGAG TCCACAGGGTCTTTTTTCCATGATAGGAGCACAACACTTGGAAGTCTTATTGGTATTAACAGCATAATTAATCTCTCAAGAAGATCAACAAGGGGAATTAGACCAAATGGTGTAATGACAGAGGTCCAAAGAAACAACTACAGGTCTAAAACAACAGCATGGTGTTTCTCTTTGTGTCCAAGAAACAGCACAGATGCTAAGAATGTAATGATGATAAGGAACAGTGACAGTAATGCTCCATCACTTGGTCATTTTCTTGCAGTTGAAAGAAGAGCTGCTAATGAACATAATAGAAGAAGCCACCACCATAGTCCTTTGAtatatggacctgatgaatttGCTATGGCATTGCCTAATAGAGACCAGAATTCATTGTTTGCCAATGGCCAAATTGCTCCACCTCAGTTGAGTCCATGGTCATCAGGTTCTGATGATATTGAAAATAGACAGAGGGCCAACAGAGAGTTAGATCAGGATGCACATGGACAAGGTGCTCCACTTTTGTTTCCATGCATGTGTGGATGA